A segment of the Streptomyces diastaticus subsp. diastaticus genome:
AGTACGGCCCCCTGGCGCCGGGGGGCCGTTCGCGTGTGAGCTTCGCCGCTGTGGCCGGGGGGACTGGGCAGCTTGGTTACCCGCAAGTAGCATGGCGGTATCGCCGCGCGTTCCGGCGCGCCGCGCAGCAGTGCCACCCCGCACCCTGGAGGAGAGCCATCGTGCCTCGTACCATCCGGGACGTCGTCTTCGTCGACGGCGTCCGCACCCCGTTCGGCAAGGCGGGCCCCAAGGGCATCTACCACGAGACCCGTGCCGACGATCTGATCGTGAAGGCGATCCGGGAGCTGCTGCGCCGCAACCCGGACCTGGACCCCAAGAAGATCGACGAGGTGGCCATCGCCGCCACCACGCAGATCGGTGACCAGGGCCTCACGCTCGGCCGCACGGCGGGCATCCTCGCCGGGCTGCCGCAGTCGGTGCCGGGCTACTCCATCGACCGGATGTGCGCCGGTGCCATGACGGCCGTCACCACGACCGCCGGCTCCATCGCCTTCGGTGCCTACGACGTGGTCGTGGCCGGCGGTGTCGAGCACATGGGCCGCCACCCGATGGGTGAGGGCGTCGACCCCAACCCGCGGTTCGTCTCCGAGAAGCTCGTCGACGAGTCGGCCCTGTTCATGGGCATGACCGCGGAGAACCTCCACGACCGCTACCCCACCATCACCAGGCAGCGCGCCGACGAGTACGCGGTCCGCTCGCAGGAGAAGGCCGCCAAGGCGTACGCCAACGGCAAGATCCAGCAGGACCTGGTGCCGGTGTCGGTGCGCCGCACCAACGCCGAGGCCGGCGAGACCGGCTGGGGCCTGGCCACCGCCGACGAGCCGATGCGCCCGGGCACCACCCTGGAGTCGCTGGCCGGCCTGAAGACGCCGTTCCGCACCCACGGCCGGGTCACCGCGGGCAACGCCGCCGGTCTCAACGACGGTGCCACCGCCTCCCTGCTCGCCGCCGAGGACGTGGCGAACGAGCTGGGCCTCCCCGTCAAGATGCGTCTCGTCTCGTACTCCTTCGCGGGTGTCGAGCCGGAGGTCATGGGCTACGGCCCCATCCCGGCCACCGAGAAGGCGCTGAAGCAGGCCGGTCTGACCATCGACGACATCGGCCTGTTCGAGATCAACGAGGCGTTCGCCGTCCAGGTGCTCGCCTTCCTGGAGCACTACGGCATCGCCGACGACGACGCCCGCGTCAACCAGTACGGCGGCGCCATCGCCTACGGCCACCCGCTGGCCTCCTCGGGCGTCCGCCTGATGACGCAGCTGGCCCGGCAGTTCGAGGAGCAGCCGGAGGTCCGCTACGGGCTGACCACCATGTGCGTCGGCTTCGGCATGGGCGCCACGGTCATCTGGGAGAACCCGCACTTCACCGGAGGCAACAAGTGAGCACCTCTACCGCCGAACTCCTGAAGGGCGCGGCCGAGCTGTTCCCGGACGAGGTCGTCACCCAGGCGCACGTACGTCACCTGGACCTGCCGGCGGGCGCCGGGCGCTTCGCGCTCATCACGCTCGACAACGGCCTGGACCACACCAAGCCGACGACCTTCGGCCCGCAGTCGCTGGCCAACCTCGACAAGGCGATCGACCAGGTCGAGCAGGAGGCCGCCGACGGCTCCGTCGTCGGTGTGGGCATCACCGGCAAGCCCTTCATCTTCGCCGTCGGCGCCGACCTCAAGGGCGTCGAGCTGCTGAAGCAGCACGCGGACGCCGTCGCCATCGGCAAGGGCGGCCACGACGTCTTCAAGCGGCTCGCCACGCTGGCCGTGCCGACCTTCGCGTACTACAACGGCGCGGCCATGGGCGGCGGCGTCGAGGTCGGTCTGCACTGCTCGTACCGCACCGTCTCCAAGGCGGTCCCGGCCTTCTCGCTGCCCGAGGTCTTCCTCGGCCTGGTGCCCGGCTGGGGCGGCTGCACGCTGCTGCCGAACCTGATCGGCGCCGACCGCGCGGTCTCGGTCGTCATCGAGAACTCGCTCAACCAGAACCGCCAGCTCAAGGCCAAGCAGGTCCTCGAACTGGGCATCGCCGACGCCCTGTTCGAGGGTGCCGACTTCCTGGAGCAGTCGCTGGCCTGGACGGCCTCCGTCCTCAACGGCGACACCGAGGTCTCCCGTCCCGAGGTCGACCGGGGCGCCGCCTGGGACGAGGCCGTGGCCCGCGGGCGCGCCTTCGCCGACTCCAAGGTGCACGGCGCGGCCCCGGCCGCCTACCGCGCGCTGGACATCATCGCCGCCGCCAAGGACGGTGACCTGCAGGCCGGTTACGACGCCGAGGACAAGGCGCTCGCCGACCTGATCATGAGCGGCGAGCTGCGCTCGGGCCTGTACGCCTTCAACCTGGTGAACAAGCGCGCCAAGCGCCCCGCCGGCGCCCCCGACAAGAGCCTGGCCCGACCGGTCTCCAAGGTCGGCGTGGTCGGCGCGGGCCTGATGGCCTCGCAGCTGGCGCTGCTCTTCCTGCGCCGCCTGGAGGTGCCGGTGGTCCTCACCGACATCGACCAGGAGCGGATCGACAAGGGTGTGGGCTACGTCCACGCCGAGATCGACAAGCTGCTCGGCAAGGGCCGCATCAACCAGGACAAGGCCAACCGCCTCAAGGGCCTGGTCTCCGGTGTGCTCGACAAGGCCGAGGGCTTCGCGGACGCCGACTTCGTCATCGAGGCCGTCTTCGAGGAGATGGGCGTCAAGCAGCAGGTGTTCGCCGAGGTCGAGGCGGTCGCCCCGGCCCACGCGATCCTCGCCACCAACACCTCCTCGCTCTCGGTCAGCGAGATGGCCGCGAAGCTGAAGCACCCCGAGCGGGTCGTCGGTTTCCACTTCTTCAACCCGGTCGCCGTCCTGCCGCTGCTGGAGATCGTCCGCGGCGAGCAGACCGACGACGCCTCGCTGGCCACCGCCTTCGGCGTGGCGAAGAAGCTGAAGAAGACCGCGGTCCTCGTCAAGGACGCCCCGGCGTTCGTGGTCAACCGCATCCTCACCCGCTTCATGGGCGAGATCCAGAACGTCATCGACGAGGGCACCCCGGTGGCCACCGCCGAGAAGGCCGTCGAGCCGCTCGGCCTGCCGATGTCGCCGCTGGTGCTGCTGGAGCTGGTCGGCCCGGCGATCGGCCTGCACGTCTCGGAGACGCTGCACGGCGCCTTCCCGGACCGCTTCACCGTCTCGCCGAACCTGAAGGCGGTCGTCGAGGCGGGCAAGCGCGGCTTCTACGTCTACGACTCGGGCAAGCCGGAGCTGGACCCGGAGGTCGCCGCGCTGCTGAAGCAGGGCGACACGGTCCTCACCGAGGAGCAGGTCCGCGACCGGGTCATGGACGCCGTCGCGCAGGAGATCGGGCTCATGCTGGACGAGGGCGTCGTCGCCGAGGCGCAGGACATCGACCTGTGCCTGATCACCGGCGCCGGCTGGCCCTTCCACCTGGGCGGCATCACGCCGTACCTGGACCGCGCCGGCGTCTCCGAGCGCGCCAACGGCAAGCCGTTCCTGGCGCCGGGCGTGGCGAGCGTCCCCGCGTGAGGCGAGGGCCGCTGCCCGCCCCGGTGACGGGGTGAGCGGAAGGGGCCGTGTCCGAGGAGTCTCCTCGGACACGGCCCCTTCGGTGTGCCGGGCCGGCTGCCGCCCGGTCAGAGCCGCTTGGCGCTGCGGAGGGTCTTGGCGTAGTAGCCGTTGCCGTCCAGGCGGGAGGTACCGCCCTTGTCACCGATGGTGGGGCCGTTGACCTCCTCGCGGCTGGAGATGAAGATGCGGTGGCCCTCGGAGTCGTTGCCGAGGTACATGCCGACGTGGTCGAGGCGCTCCTTGGTGCGGGCGTCCAGCTTGAAGAAGACGAGGTCGCCGGGCTGGAGCACGTCGATGTTCTGCGGCCGGTTCTCGGGCCCGACACCGGCCAGCTCGATGACGTCGGCGCCGATGTCCGCGCGGGCCATGCCGTTGGCGGTGCGGGGCAGGCCGTCGCCGGAGCCGTCGGAGGACATCAGCGGGTAGCGGGCGCGGTAGCCCCAGAGCAGCCGCATGTAACCGGAGCAGTCCACGGCGCGGGCCCGCTTGGCCTCGGGCTGGATCGTGCTGTTGTCGCGGAAGGTGTAGGGGATACCGAGGTAGTCGTAGAAGTCCGACAGTTCCTCGCGCAGGTCGTTGCCCTCGCTGCCGTCGGGGTTCAGGGGGCCGAAGGCGGCGTCGCCCATGTAGGCGATGCCCTCGTCGTCCTTCTTCACCGGGGCGCCCTCGACGTACTGGAAGGCCATCGCGAAGACGTCGTCCTCCTCGCTGCCGAAGTACTGCTTGAACCAGTCCTTGAACCACTTCTCCTTCTCGGCGCCCTGCCGCCACGGCTCGGGCATGAGCCGCACCCAGTCCTCGGTGACCACCCGGGACTTGGTGTTG
Coding sequences within it:
- a CDS encoding 3-hydroxyacyl-CoA dehydrogenase NAD-binding domain-containing protein, with the translated sequence MSTSTAELLKGAAELFPDEVVTQAHVRHLDLPAGAGRFALITLDNGLDHTKPTTFGPQSLANLDKAIDQVEQEAADGSVVGVGITGKPFIFAVGADLKGVELLKQHADAVAIGKGGHDVFKRLATLAVPTFAYYNGAAMGGGVEVGLHCSYRTVSKAVPAFSLPEVFLGLVPGWGGCTLLPNLIGADRAVSVVIENSLNQNRQLKAKQVLELGIADALFEGADFLEQSLAWTASVLNGDTEVSRPEVDRGAAWDEAVARGRAFADSKVHGAAPAAYRALDIIAAAKDGDLQAGYDAEDKALADLIMSGELRSGLYAFNLVNKRAKRPAGAPDKSLARPVSKVGVVGAGLMASQLALLFLRRLEVPVVLTDIDQERIDKGVGYVHAEIDKLLGKGRINQDKANRLKGLVSGVLDKAEGFADADFVIEAVFEEMGVKQQVFAEVEAVAPAHAILATNTSSLSVSEMAAKLKHPERVVGFHFFNPVAVLPLLEIVRGEQTDDASLATAFGVAKKLKKTAVLVKDAPAFVVNRILTRFMGEIQNVIDEGTPVATAEKAVEPLGLPMSPLVLLELVGPAIGLHVSETLHGAFPDRFTVSPNLKAVVEAGKRGFYVYDSGKPELDPEVAALLKQGDTVLTEEQVRDRVMDAVAQEIGLMLDEGVVAEAQDIDLCLITGAGWPFHLGGITPYLDRAGVSERANGKPFLAPGVASVPA
- a CDS encoding thiolase family protein, yielding MPRTIRDVVFVDGVRTPFGKAGPKGIYHETRADDLIVKAIRELLRRNPDLDPKKIDEVAIAATTQIGDQGLTLGRTAGILAGLPQSVPGYSIDRMCAGAMTAVTTTAGSIAFGAYDVVVAGGVEHMGRHPMGEGVDPNPRFVSEKLVDESALFMGMTAENLHDRYPTITRQRADEYAVRSQEKAAKAYANGKIQQDLVPVSVRRTNAEAGETGWGLATADEPMRPGTTLESLAGLKTPFRTHGRVTAGNAAGLNDGATASLLAAEDVANELGLPVKMRLVSYSFAGVEPEVMGYGPIPATEKALKQAGLTIDDIGLFEINEAFAVQVLAFLEHYGIADDDARVNQYGGAIAYGHPLASSGVRLMTQLARQFEEQPEVRYGLTTMCVGFGMGATVIWENPHFTGGNK
- a CDS encoding C40 family peptidase, with amino-acid sequence MPKKKKRPVLHTATVLCLIAGSAYLTYELRAEEQAKAPAVQAVTDTPLLQSSTGKETGEQSWERLKNPARSVLRGEGGEVVATFTDDARTATLKGPGRTFTEPANTKSRVVTEDWVRLMPEPWRQGAEKEKWFKDWFKQYFGSEEDDVFAMAFQYVEGAPVKKDDEGIAYMGDAAFGPLNPDGSEGNDLREELSDFYDYLGIPYTFRDNSTIQPEAKRARAVDCSGYMRLLWGYRARYPLMSSDGSGDGLPRTANGMARADIGADVIELAGVGPENRPQNIDVLQPGDLVFFKLDARTKERLDHVGMYLGNDSEGHRIFISSREEVNGPTIGDKGGTSRLDGNGYYAKTLRSAKRL